In one window of Deltaproteobacteria bacterium DNA:
- a CDS encoding CHASE2 domain-containing protein, which translates to MDGKERNGRLVTPHVLKALILGLLVGVVGIAVSPLRITIGIEENAGLGLLFKLTGAIEPPPDTVVVSIDKESSEVLGLPDNPDKWPRSLHARLTEIMAREGASVVAFDVHFIEPRIPGDDTYFASAMQNAGNVVLVEPMKTKEVTLPGGGSNAGAHSIVRVVPP; encoded by the coding sequence GTGGATGGCAAAGAGCGAAACGGGAGGCTCGTTACCCCTCATGTCCTGAAAGCGCTAATTCTGGGGCTTCTCGTGGGGGTTGTAGGTATCGCCGTTAGTCCCCTCCGCATCACCATCGGGATCGAGGAGAACGCCGGCCTCGGCCTGTTATTTAAGCTGACGGGGGCGATCGAGCCTCCTCCCGACACCGTCGTCGTCAGCATAGACAAGGAATCATCCGAAGTGCTCGGCCTTCCGGACAACCCCGACAAGTGGCCCCGGTCGCTCCACGCCCGCCTGACGGAAATCATGGCGAGGGAAGGCGCAAGCGTCGTCGCTTTCGACGTCCACTTCATCGAGCCCCGTATTCCCGGGGATGACACCTATTTTGCCAGTGCGATGCAAAATGCCGGCAACGTGGTGCTCGTCGAGCCCATGAAGACGAAGGAGGTCACCCTCCCCGGCGGTGGGTCGAATGCAGGGGCTCACAGCATCGTGCGGGTGGTGCCGCCC
- a CDS encoding cyclic nucleotide-binding domain-containing protein, translated as MVEGELGRVYTDGEVIFKEGDRGEEMFVIQSGRVKITKTTPSGDMEIAILESGEIFGEMALFDKLSRSATAKADGEARILSVDKRKLFTSISRDPMLVFNILQAMSRRIRSLNDDLKQLRQEKLDAAKVCLSEDEVCALVLGKAKNMVPADNGSIMLIDEEAHGLSIKAAFGTESDRKVKLTIGEGIAGNVLKTGRAEMINNVSTDGRFLDGELKIQSIICVPLVWRSYNLGVMNVSSSAEKVFTIDDLKLLDGLAMYAAIAIQNARVFANLSIITERFIDDASSLDIS; from the coding sequence ATGGTTGAGGGAGAACTCGGAAGGGTCTACACTGACGGCGAGGTCATATTCAAGGAGGGCGACCGGGGCGAGGAGATGTTCGTCATACAATCGGGCCGGGTGAAGATAACGAAAACCACCCCCTCCGGCGACATGGAGATCGCGATCCTGGAGAGCGGCGAGATATTCGGGGAGATGGCCCTCTTTGACAAGCTCTCGCGCTCGGCAACGGCCAAGGCGGATGGCGAGGCGAGAATTTTGAGCGTCGATAAGAGAAAGCTCTTCACCTCCATCAGCAGGGACCCGATGCTGGTGTTCAACATCCTCCAGGCGATGAGCAGGAGGATCCGGTCCCTGAACGACGACCTGAAGCAGCTCCGCCAGGAAAAGCTCGATGCCGCGAAGGTCTGCCTCTCCGAGGACGAGGTGTGCGCCCTCGTGCTGGGAAAGGCGAAGAACATGGTCCCCGCCGACAACGGCTCCATCATGCTCATCGACGAGGAGGCACACGGCCTCAGCATCAAGGCCGCCTTCGGCACCGAATCGGACAGGAAGGTGAAGCTCACCATCGGGGAAGGCATAGCCGGCAACGTACTGAAGACGGGGAGGGCGGAGATGATAAACAACGTGTCGACGGACGGGCGCTTCCTCGATGGGGAGCTCAAGATCCAGTCGATCATCTGCGTTCCCCTCGTCTGGAGGAGCTACAACCTGGGCGTCATGAACGTGAGCAGCAGCGCGGAGAAGGTCTTTACCATCGACGACCTGAAGCTTCTGGACGGCCTGGCCATGTACGCTGCCATAGCGATACAGAACGCGCGGGTGTTTGCCAACCTGAGCATCATAACCGAGCGCTTCATCGACGACGCCTCATCCCTCGATATTTCCTGA